From the Purpureocillium takamizusanense chromosome 6, complete sequence genome, one window contains:
- a CDS encoding uncharacterized protein (SECRETED:SignalP(1-19~SECRETED:cutsite=VFA-EI~SECRETED:prob=0.9426)~EggNog:ENOG503PYPB), translated as MKFQLGLVLLASAIGGVFAEILPELVLADMQGLDAKKGDVSAQACPPNFPRKCPLNNLCCRTSKCCPLSCCQESATYCYNGHCYK; from the coding sequence ATGAAGTTTCAGCTCGGCCTAGTCCTCCTGGCGTCtgccatcggcggcgtcttcgccgAGATCCTCCCGGAGCTTGTGCTCGCGGACAtgcagggcctcgacgcgaAGAAGGGTGATGTCAGCGCGCAGGCTTGCCCGCCCAACTTCCCGCGCAAGTGCCCCCTCAACAATCTGTGCTGCCGCACCTCCAAGTGCTGCCCCCTGTCCTGCTGCCAGGAGTCCGCCACTTACTGCTACAACGGACACTGCTACAAATAA
- a CDS encoding uncharacterized protein (COG:H~EggNog:ENOG503NVI2~CAZy:GT8) produces the protein MAQQQRPRAVDSDKVWTTLITNLDYLPGLLTLAHSLRAVRSAYPLLALYTDTFPEAGLAALEARGIPAQRIPYLLPSSSKDYSNDPRFYDCWSKLTPFSLVEYARVVQLDSDMLVRANMDELMDLELDDPPPPPSPTTTTNSSNSNSDSSRGRRVFAAGHACVCNPLAKPHYPRDWVPQNCAFTSQHDDPDRAQTVAADPAVGPLGFMNGGLQVVNPSAVLYRQILDHMEADAVNMDFADQSLLSDLYRGRWVALPYTYNALKTLRWPGVHDAIWRDDQVKNVHYILSPKPWDEVDENGQWTGTDETHKWWIDANNQRRALERQQGIPDDGF, from the exons ATGGCGCAACAGCAGCGCCCTCGGGCGGTCGATTCGGACAAAG TCTGGACCACCCTCATCACCAACCTCGACTACCTCCCCGGCCTCCTCACGCTCGCGCACTCCCTCCGCGCCGTGCGCTCCGCCTacccgctcctcgccctctaCACCGACACCTTccccgaggccggcctcgccgcgctcgaagCCCGCGGCATCCCCGCCCAGCGCATCCCCTACCtgctcccctcctcctccaaggACTACTCCAACGACCCGCGCTTCTACGACTGCTGGAGCAAGCTCACCCCCTTCTCCCTCGTCGAGTacgcgcgcgtcgtccagCTCGACTCGGACATGCTCGTCCGCGCAAACATGGACGAGCTCATGgacctcgagctcgacgacccgcccccgcccccttctcccaccaccaccaccaacagcagcaacagcaacagcgacagcagccgaggtcgccgcgtcttcgccgccggaCACGCCTGCGTCTGCAACCCCCTCGCCAAGCCCCACTACCCCCGCGACTGGGTGCCCCAGAACTGCGCCTTCACGTCGCAGCACGACGACCCGGACCGCGCCcagaccgtcgccgccgacccggccgtcgGCCCCCTCGGCTTCATGAACGGCGGCCTCCAGGTCGTGAACCCCTCCGCCGTCCTGTACCGCCAGATCCTCGACCACAtggaggccgacgccgtcaacaTGGACTTTGCCGACCAGTCGCTGCTGTCGGACCTGTATCGGGGCCGCTGGGTCGCCCTGCCGTACACGTACAACGCGCTCAAGACGTTGCGGTGGCCCGGCGTCCACGACGCCATCTGGCGCGACGACCAGGTCAAGAACGTGCACTATATCCTGAGCCCCAAGCCGtgggacgaggtcgacgaaAACGGCCAGTGGACGGGCACCGACGAAACGCACAAGTGGTGGATCGACGCCAACAACCAGAGAAGGGCTCTCGAGCGCCAGCAGGGCAtacccgacgacggcttctAG
- the ATG2 gene encoding autophagy- protein 2 (COG:U~EggNog:ENOG503NVTD~BUSCO:EOG092602MO) encodes MATLFQSFRSSSMPKRLLRYALAKLDFLDTDALDTENLDLAIGRNTVFEFRDVGIRLKKLEKTLQLPATFGLKRAKVLLLRITVPVDFYSSPITIQVDGIDVTLELITKLTTAPAAATSDLAADPVPNTVDLAQSFLDTQPSSERKQLEDALAAETLDLGASVSVSDDGSEDDAGFGTGQALSLPTFLADFLHGVVDRTQVTIRNVNFQVDMDVPADVNASSVEPVSFQISIQDIDVEGVTTSAPELDGSISSPTAFVPKEGKRHISLDSVRAFLISEANVFPSMTRSPSMASPSAASSPIQTRNPPSRQTTSLSQGSFQEQPMATLQESFREHFSDREESPEPEFPLGDSEEALGIPYDLDGNLNDEPEDDSPPTPRASLFQEATPGTDDSVFHSMFDAGTQPRSSTVLPFHHDEDLLTFDASTPALDQEPEAQLHTDSSQVDMLTGIRPSDADRVSGTNTTADLTESHLYTHDEAESMYLSAFSNAEAQEPTRSRTPTSTPGRTQIDVDASWPTPQMAPSTMPGTWNDDSEGSQLSEPGLRALPQRPKTPSESVVNDSESEGSSPAFSRHFTAPIEADAAISGDTPDAYQQEDAATPKGPTRVAKEILHVKRISFHVPSHHQHIQVQANSPESVAQLSRPLGSSVLPQAPGGFSTYGATPASPNSPPAQPSTTQNHNSVDVTLGPMSINFDASVAFVLAMLVDKLLKVLRDGPPAASPNVQKGDSAPKTAPAIKVKAQEISLNFVNRLGGVAETSERYLDPAVFHLFEQEVLLNMTLQNLAVNMSPSYAMSTDTSTTSVDPKKAAITTEVELEKFRFGYTNGDIVSFDSGRPMSTSVRDTFRSSGKDISIRITKSAGSTRTDIETLPLVIQIDLQRLDETFGWFGGLSSFLNMSASMTSSPSPTIKSTALPAPPKQRGVHFETPIDPEDRSVAAQNKANVRIGGALVELVGRDCSLAAETHAIKIVSRDEGIGIACSRIRVSGPYLRNSLSDPAITGDISGLRLEFLMAPKDKDLEKLLELIIPSKDKFDDSSDEIMVDTLLRQRRKGSVLRATLETVNVRIKNLAQLSPALPNLGEEIAKLSTVAKYLPEDDRPGLLTLGSLHTLTFGVDVGSPLGYIGSEMRGLDIGHITFPSLFAVALEGLSVRRNQSEDLISSPVFDSPEDPLKNRPVLMARVIGDEIEPTFKLKLHGLRMEYWVPTMMDFLGLGKDATPQDFEASLAASVASLNDHAHAKLVRQPVSPPPEQVKQVKALTLDIGMRDCLLGLNPLNLTSKMAVVFTDAHLRTTLPRDGKTTATMSINKASVLLTDDVSNGADRSATANSKRRMSSAVSPRVAELSARGFVDICYISSASIVAVVKPKSDDDDDKQIEVVLRDDLLVLETCADSTQTLITLANALKPPTPPSRENKFRTKVVPVQDLLASISAEAFGRPEGEYDFDQDFAGAQEMAGSVSDLDYGTEDSLGIDSQFYGEEAEGEELFDATKTPSMLHDTSMEETAEGVLLTGFEPSQGATSEQDSDDLVIHDDFYRRDESIQDHTAKVWNSTRNTYDRAPTSLVQNSPLKVSVRDVHVIWNLFDGYDWAHTRDIISKAVEDVETKAIERQARLAGPQVYEEEIEDEEAIGDFLFNSIYIGIPANRDPRDLTRAINEGLNDNATETESVATTAFTTTTGRTAKRHQPRSKRLKLHRSKHHKITFELQGVNVDMVMFPPNTEDETLSSIDVRVQALDIFDHVPTSTWKKFATYDQDQGEREMGTSMVHLELLNVKPLPELAASEIVLRATVLPLRLHVDQDALDFITRFFEFKDENVPVHSSPSDVPFLQRAEVNDIPVKLDFKPKRVDYAGLRSGHTTEFMNFIVLEESRMVLRHVIIYGVSGFDRLGKTLNDIWMPDVRKNQLPGVVAGLAPVRSLVNIGSGFRDLVEIPLREYQKDGRVIRSISKGAAAFARTTGTELVKLGAKIAVGTQYALQGAEDMLTEKRQPEAVESGWDDEDLDPEDKKQISLYADQPTGVLQGIRGGYRSLTRDVNLARDAIIAVPGEVMESQSASGVARAVWKRAPTIIFRPAVGVTKAIGQTLMGATNTIDPQNKRRIGEKYKH; translated from the exons ATGGCCACCCTCTTCCAGTCCTTCCGGAGCTCCAGCATGCCCAAGAGGCTACTGCGATATGCTCTCGCCAAGCTTGACTTCCTCGACACCGACGCCCTTGATACCGAGAACCTCGACTTGGCTATTGGGAGAAATACCGTGTTTGAATTTAGAGATGTTGGCATTAGGCTCAAG AAGCTGGAGAAGACGCTCCAGCTGCCGGCCACATTCGGACTGAAACGCGCCAAAGTCCTTCTATTGCGAATAACGGTCCCCGTCGACTTCTATTCGAGCCCCATTACAATCCAGGTAGATGGCATCGACGTGACACTCGAGCTCATCACCAAGTTGACCactgcgcccgcggcggcgacatcggATCTTGCCGCCGATCCAGTTCCCAACACTGTCGATCTTGCACAGTCCTTCCTCGACACGCAACCATCATCCGAACGCAAGCAATTAGAAGATGCCCTGGCCGCGGAGACACTGGATTTGGGCGCCTCGGTATCCGTCAGCGATGACGGCAGTGAGGACGATGCCGGCTTCGGCACCGGCCAGGCGCTCTCGTTGCCCACGTTCCTTGCCGACTTTTTGCATGGCGTCGTTGATCGGACACAGGTCACGATCAGGAATGTTAATTTCCAAGTGGACATGGATGTTCCTGCCGACGTCAACGCCAGCTCTGTTGAACCCGTTTCGTTCCAGATTTCCATTCAAGACATTGATGTCGAGGGTGTCACCACTTCCGCACCAGAGCTGGATGGTAGTATAAGCTCTCCGACTGCCTTTGTCCCAAAGGAGGGAAAGCGACACATATCGTTGGATAGTGTCCGTGCCTTCCTCATCTCTGAGGCGAATGTCTTTCCCAGCATGACCAGGTCACCATCGAtggcatcgccgtcggcggcctcctcaCCTATCCAGACTCGGAACCCTCCGTCTCGGCAGACCACATCGCTCTCACAGGGAAGTTTTCAAGAGCAGCCTATGGCGACCCTGCAGGAGAGCTTTCGCGAGCACTTTTCCGACCGTGAAGAATCCCCAGAACCCGAGTTCCCTCTTGGGGACAGTGAGGAAGCTCTTGGCATCCCGTATGACTTGGACGGCAACCTGAATGACGAACCAGAAGACGACAGCCCCCCAACACCACGCGCTTCCTTGTTTCAAGAAGCTACCCCTGGAACTGACGATTCGGTCTTCCACTCAATGTTCGATGCTGGAACACAACCGAGATCCTCGACCGTCTTGCCTTTCCACCATGACGAAGACTTGTTGACCTTTGACGCCTCAACGCCGGCACTTGACCAAGAGCCAGAAGCGCAGCTTCATACCGACAGTAGTCAAGTCGACATGTTGACCGGTATCCGACCTAGTGACGCCGACAGAGTCTCAGGGACAAATACGACCGCAGACTTGACTGAGTCCCACTTGTACACGCATGATGAAGCAGAGAGCATGTACCTGAGTGCTTTTTCCAATGCGGAAGCTCAAGAACCTACGAGATCGCGCACACCGACCTCCACACCTGGTCGGACACAGATTGATGTGGACGCCtcttggccgacgccgcaaaTGGCGCCCTCAACGATGCCGGGTACCTGGAATGACGACAGCGAGGGTTCACAACTATCTGAGCCCGGTCTGAGGGCTTTGCCACAACGGCCGAAGACTCCGTCGGAAAGTGTGGTAAATGATTCTGAAAGTGAAGGCTCCTCTCCCGCTTTCAGCAGGCACTTCACCGCCCCCATCGAGGCAGATGCCGCGATCAGCGGCGACACTCCAGATGCCTATCAGCAAGAAGATGCTGCAACACCAAAGGGACCGACACGAGTCGCAAAGGAAATCTTACACGTGAAGAGAATTTCGTTCCATGTCCCGTCGCATCACCAGCACATTCAGGTTCAAGCGAACTCACCAGAATCTGTAGCACAGTTGTCACGCCCTTTGGGAAGCTCCGTTTTGCCTCAAGCACCGGGCGGATTCTCGACCTATGGTGCCACTCCTGCGTCACCCAACAGTCCACCTGCGCAGCCAAGTACGACGCAAAACCACAATTCCGTGGACGTTACGCTTGGGCCGATGAGCATCAACTTCGATGCGTCCGTTGCATTCGTGTTGGCAATGCTTGTAGACAAACTGCTTAAGGTGCTGAGGGATGGACCCCCTGCCGCATCGCCCAACGTCCAAAAAGGGGACTCAGCGCCCAAGACGGCACCAGCAATCAAGGTGAAGGCTCAAGAGATCTCGCTAAATTTTGTCAATCGACTTGGCGGGGTGGCAGAAACCTCTGAGCGTTACTTGGACCCAGCCGTCTTTCACTTATTCGAGCAAGAGGTTCTCCTCAACATGACACTTCAAAACCTGGCGGTAAATATGTCGCCTAGCTATGCCATGTCTACCGACACGAGCACGACAAGTGTCGACCCAAAAAAGGCCGCGATTACGACGGAGGTTGAACTAGAGAAATTTCGCTTCGGGTACACTAACGGAGATATCGTATCCTTCGATAGCGGGAGACCAATGTCTACGTCGGTCAGAGATACCTTTCGATCGAGCGGTAAAGACATCAGCATCCGGATCACAAAGTCAGCTGGTTCGACCAGAACGGACATCGAAACCTTGCCACTGGTCATTCAAATCGACCTGCAAAGACTCGACGAGACGTTTGGCTGGTTTGGCGGCCTGAGCAGCTTCCTTAACATGAGCGCTTCGATGACCTCCAGTCCATCACCGACGATCAAGTCCACAGCTTTGCCCGCGCCACCAAAGCAACGGGGCGTCCATTTTGAAACGCCTATTGACCCTGAAGACAGGTCTGTCGCTGCACAAAACAAGGCCAACGTACGGATCGGTGGTGCTTTGGTCGAGTTGGTTGGTCGGGATTGTAGCCTGGCCGCAGAAACACATGCCATCAAAATCGTCAGTCGTGACGAGGGCATTGGTATTGCCTGCAGTCGTATACGCGTGTCGGGGCCGTATCTACGGAACTCGCTCTCGGATCCAGCCATCACCGGTGACATTTCTGGCTTGCGTCTGGAATTTCTCATGGCACCGAAAGACAAGGATTTGGAGAAGTTGCTGGAACTCATCATTCCGTCAAAGGACAAGTTCGATGATAGCAGCGACGAGATCATGGTCGACACGCTTTTGCGGCAGCGCAGGAAGGGTTCGGTCCTCAGAGCGACGTTGGAAACAGTTAATGTCCGCATCAAGAACCTAGCCCAGCTCTCACCCGCCTTGCCTAATCTCGGCGAGGAGATAGCCAAGTTGTCAACGGTGGCCAAGTACCTCCCGGAAGATGATCGTCCGGGACTCCTTACCCTTGGGAGTCTCCACACCCTAACCTTTGGGGTGGACGTTGGAAGCCCACTTGGATACATTGGAAGTGAGATGCGCGGCCTGGACATTGGACACATTACGTTCCCTTCCCTGTTTGCGGTTGCCCTTGAGGGGCTCTCGGTGCGCCGCAACCAGAGCGAAGACCTTATCAGCTCGCCTGTTTTTGACTCACCCGAAGACCCGCTAAAGAATCGCCCCGTCCTGATGGCAAGGGTTATTGGCGATGAAATTGAACCAACCTTCAAACTTAAGCTGCACGGCCTGAGGATGGAATACTGGGTCCCCACGATGATGGATTTCCTGGGTCTTGGAAAAGATGCTACGCCTCAAGACTTCGAGGCTAGCTTGGCGGCTTCCGTTGCTAGCCTGAACGATCACGCCCATGCTAAGCTTGTCCGACAACCAGTGTCACCACCGCCAGAACAGGTTAAACAAGTCAAAGCGCTGACTCTCGACATTGGCATGCGCGACTGCCTCCTGGGTTTGAACCCCTTGAACCTGACGTCAAAGATGGCTGTCGTGTTTACCGACGCTCACCTGCGGACCACGCTACCGAGAGATGGAaagacgacagcgacgatgTCAATCAATAAGGCATCAGTGCTACTCACCGACGATGTCTCCAATGGCGCAGATCGTAGCGCCACCGCCAATTCAAAGCGTCGAATGTCCTCGGCCGTGTCTCCTCGGGTTGCTGAACTCTCTGCGCGGGGGTTTGTCGACATTTGTTATATTTCTTCTGCAAGTATCGTGGCTGTTGTCAAACCGAAGtcggatgatgatgacgacaagCAGATTGAGGTGGTTCTGAGGGACGACTTGTTGGTTCTCGAGACATGCGCAGACTCTACCCAGACCCTCATCACGCTAGCCAACGCATtgaagccgccgacgcccccgagCAGGGAGAACAAGTTTAGAACCAAAGTTGTCCCGGTTCAAGATCTGCTGGCATCCATATCGGCCGAAGCGTTTGGTCGCCCAGAAGGCGAGTATGACTTTGATCAGGATTTTGCAGGCGCGCAAGAGATGGCAGGCAGCGTGTCTGATCTGGACTATGGGACGGAAGATTCCCTCGGCATTGACTCGCAGTTCTACGGAGAGGAAGCTGAAGGCGAGGAATTGTTCGATGCGACCAAGACTCCGAGCATGTTACACGATACAAGCATGGAGGAGACGGCAGAAGGCGTTCTGCTCACGGGGTTTGAGCCCTCCCAAGGCGCTACATCGGAGCAGGACAGTGACGACTTGGTCATCCACGACGACTTCtaccgccgcgacgagtcCATTCAGGATCATACGGCGAAGGTCTGGAACTCCACCAGAAACACATACGACCGTGCGCCCACGAGCCTTGTGCAGAATAGCCCTCTTAAGGTTTCTGTCCGAGATGTGCATGTCATTTGGAACCTGTTTGACGGGTATGACTGGGCGCATACTCGTGACATTATTAGCAAGGCGGTGGAAGATGTCGAGACCAAGGCGATTGAGCGCCAGGCGCGACTGGCAGGTCCACAGGTGTACGAAGAGGAAATCGAAGATGAGGAGGCCATTGGCGACTTCTTATTCAATTCGATCTACATCGGGATACCGGCGAATCGCGATCCGCGCGACTTGACGCGTGCGATCAACGAGGGGCTCAATGATAATGCAACAGAAACAGAGTCGGTGGCCACGACAGCATTCACGACCACTACGGGCAGAACTGCCAAACGACATCAACCGAGATCAAAGCGCCTCAAGCTACACCGCAGCAAGCACCACAAAATCACATTTGAGCTGCAGGGTGTGAACGTGGACATGGTCATGTTCCCTCCTAACACTGAAGATGAGACCCTGAGCAGCATAGATGTCAGAGTCCAGGCTCTCGACATCTTTGACCACGTGCCGACATCAACATGGAAAAAGTTTGCCACGTATGATCAGGATCAGGGGGAACGAGAGATGGGCACGAGCATGGTGCACCTGGAACTGCTCAACGTCAAACCCCTACCCGAGCTGGCTGCTTCGGAGATTGTGCTGCGCGCAACCGTTCTGCCTCTTAGGTTGCACGTGGACCAGGACGCGCTCGACTTCATCACTCGTTTCTTCGAGTTCAAAGACGAAAATGTGCCCGTCCACTCGTCCCCTAGCGACGTCCCTTTCCTGCAGCGGGCAGAGGTCAACGACATCCCTGTCAAGCTTGACTTTAAACCGAAGCGGGTAGACTATGCAGGCCTGCGGTCCGGCCACACAACCGAGTTCATGAACTTCATTGTCCTCGAGGAGTCGCGCATGGTGTTGCGCCATGTCATCATCTACGGCGTGTCGGGCTTTGATCGCTTGGGAAAGACGTTGAACGACATCTGGATGCCTGACGTCCGAAAGAACCAGCTGCCGGGAGTTGTGGCTGGCCTTGCCCCCGTCCGCTCATTGGTCAACATTGGCAGCGGCTTCAGAGACCTCGTGGAGATACCTCTGCGGGAGTATCAAAAGGACGGTCGTGTGATTCGCAGCATCTCCAAGGGAGCCGCTGCCTTTGCGCGGACAACAGGCACGGAATTGGTGAAGCTGGGTGCCAAGATTGCTGTGGGCACACAATACGCGCTGCAGGGGGCGGAAGACATGCTCACGGAGAAGCGACAGCCGGAAGCCGTCGAGAGCGgctgggacgacgaggacctggatcccgaggacaagaagcaAATCTCGCTGTACGCGGACCAGCCGACAGGGGTGCTTCAGGGCATCCGAGGCGGCTACCGGTCTCTCACCAGAGATGTGAATTTGGCCAGGGatgccatcatcgccgtgccGGGCGAAGTCATGGAGAGCCAGTCCGCCAGCGGCGTTGCGAGGGCGGTGTGGAAGCGAGCGCCGACCATCATTTTCCGGCCAGCCGTTGGTGTGACCAAGGCGATCGGGCAGACCCTCATGGGCGCAACCAACACCATTGATCCTCAGAACAAACGACGCATTGGCGAG AAATACAAGCATTGA
- a CDS encoding uncharacterized protein (EggNog:ENOG503NXDX~COG:Q) — protein sequence MSASRPLRSFFSPSLRSSSKIYQDLRSVRLSSLPLFDRDHLFRRMASTDAPAQRRTQDAAAKPHIGVIGAGLAGLRCADILLQCGFEVTVVEGRDRVGGRLHQQLLPNGHFVDLGPNWIHGTQDNPILDLVKQTGTAVGSWDTRSYVFDESGSLFHVDEGEEYSTMMWDIIQEAFKHSNKSCASIGSNESLADFFQAKIAEKIPDTESDFSRKRAVLWQMSRMWGAFVGSPIARQSLKYFWLEECIEGENLFCAGTYKKVLELVAQPALADAKILFNSKVTRVSRRDGDQDRVIVEIESGRALHFDEVVVTCPLGWLQKNLSAFEPPLPPRLARAVTSIGYGCLEKVYISFPRAFWLSQGDDDRKVQGFVQWLSPNYAPDSNPNRWNQEVVELASLTAETSHPTLLFYMFGDQSRLLTAQAAQIAEPSKRDQFLCDFFKPYYSRLPHYSETSQDCVPTACLATDWVHDELAGCGSYSNFQVGLEEGDVDITTMREGLPDQGLWLAGEHTAPFVALGTATGAYWSGESVGRRIAAVYGRSTQDPKA from the exons ATGAGTGCATCGCGCCCACTCCGCTCTTTCTTCAG CCCATCTCTTCGCAGCTCGTCCAAGATATATCAGGATCTCCGGTCCGTGCGCTTGTCAAGCCTGCCCTTGTTCGATCGCGACCATCTCTTCCGTAGGATGGCGAGTACGGATGCACCGGCCCAG CGTAGGACGCAAGACGCGGCCGCGAAACCCCACATCGGTGTCATTGGAGCCGGGCTCGCAGGGCTCCGTTGCGCAGACATCTTGTTGCAATGCGGGTTTGAAGTCACCGTTGTTGAAGGTCGAGACCGGGTCGGCGGTCGGCTGCATCAGCAGCTTCTGCCCAACGGCCACTTCGTGGATCTCGGCCCAAACTGGATCCACGGCACTCAGGACAATCCCATACTGGACTTGGTCAAGCAGACCGGGACGGCGGTGGGTAGCTGGGACACAAGATCGTATGTGTTTGACGAGTCTGGAAGTCTCTTtcatgtcgacgagggagaAGAGTACTCCACCATGATGTGGGACATCATCCAAGAGGCGTTCAAACACTCCAACAAGTCCTGTGCCAGCATCGGCAGTAACGAGAGCCTCGCGGATTTCTTCCAGGCAAAAATCGCCGAAAAGATACCCGACACGGAGAGTGACTTTTCCAGGAAAAGAGCCGTGCTGTGGCAAATGTCGAGGATGTGGGGGGCCTTTGTTGGCAGCCCCATAGCACGACAGAGCCTCAAGTACTTCTGGCTCGAGGAATGCATCGAGGGCG AAAACTTGTTTTGCGCCGGCACGTACAAGAAAGTTcttgagctcgtcgcccagcctGCTCTCGCCGATGCGAAGATCCTGTTCAACTCCAAGGTGACCAGAGTATCCCGCCGAGACGGAGACCAAGACCGAGTCATCGTTGAAATCGAGAGTGGGCGAGCCCTGCATTTCGACGAGGTTGTCGTGACGTGTCCCCTCGGATGGCTGCAGAAGAATCTATCCGCGTttgagccgccgctgcctcctcgccttgcTCGAGCGGTGACTTCAATCGGCTATGGCTGCCTAGAGAAG GTATACATAAGTTTCCCCCGGGCCTTCTGGCTGTCCCAAGGGGATGACGACCGCAAGGTCCAGGGTTTCGTGCAGTGGCTGTCGCCCAACTACGCGCCGGACTCGAATCCTAATCGATGGAACCAAGAAGTGGTGGAGCTGGCTAGCCTCACTGCCGAGACTTCTCATCCGACCCTGCTCTTTTACATGTTTGGCGACCAGTCACGGCTTCTGACTGCTCAGGCCGCTCAAATCGCGGAGCCTTCTAAGAGGGACCAGTTTCTGTGCGACTTTTTCAAGCCCTACTACTCCCGACTGCCGCATTACTCGGAGACTTCCCAAGACTGCGTGCCAACGGCCTGCCTCGCCACCGACTGGGTCCATGACGAGCTGGCTGGTTGTGGCTCGTATAGCAACTTCCAGGTGGGACTTGAAGAGGGCGACGTTGACATCACGACGATGCGAGAGGGGCTCCCAGATCAGGGCCTGTGGCTGGCAGGCGAGCACACAGCGCCCTTTGTCGCCTTGGGTACAGCCACCGGTGCCTATTGGAGCGGcgagtcggtcggtcggaGGATTGCAGCAGTATACGGGCGCTCCACCCAGGACCCAAAGGCGTAG
- a CDS encoding Glucan endo-1,6-beta-glucosidase (COG:G~SECRETED:SignalP(1-16~SECRETED:cutsite=AGA-WT~SECRETED:prob=0.6710)~CAZy:GH5~EggNog:ENOG503NYXZ), whose product MRSTIATAVFLATAGAWTPQSRYKASGKDAKGLTWLPGSDKFRGVNLGSQFIIEPWMAGDEFSSMGCGGLNDEWSCVEKLGQDAADAAFKKHWDSWTTQDDVRQMAGLGLNTVRIPVGFWLREDLVRGGEHFPRGGVEYLDRLVGWCKDAGLYVIVDLHGGPGAQFPNQQYTGHGVSQPGFYNQDNYERAAKFLEWMAERIHTNDAYGTVGMLEVINEPVHSGDYPSEAADMVKTFYPLAWNRIRDTEIRLGVADADRLHIQFMSKAWGSGDPSSALPSTDDAAFDDHRYYKWDGSVTKSKDGYIGAACGDRREDGVIVGEWSISVADDAESNDEFGIRDRPDQVDWYKSFWAAQVQAFEKSAGWVFWTWKCNWINGFDEWRWCYKSAVAAGAIPNDAGSAASINPC is encoded by the exons ATGCGCTCCACCATTGCGACCGCTGTGTTTctggccacggccggcgcCTGGACTCCCCAATCCAGATACAAGG ccagcggcaaggacgccaagggcCTGACCTGGCTGCCCGGCAGCGACAAGTTCCGGGGCGTCAACCTCGGGTCGCAGTTCATCATCGAGCcgtggatggcgggcgacgagttCTCGAGCatgggctgcggcgggctCAACGACGAGTGGTCGTgcgtcgagaagctcggacaggacgccgccgacgcggccttCAAGAAGCACTGGGACTCATGGACCACGCAGGACGACGTCAGGCAGatggccggcctcgggctcAACACGGTGCGTATCCCGGTCGGGTTCTGGCTCAGGGAGGACCTCGTCCGGGGCGGGGAGCACTTCCCCCGCGGGGGCGTCGAgtacctcgaccgcctcgtcgggtGGTGCAAGGACGCGGGTCTGTACGTGATCGTGGACCTGCACGGCGGCCCGGGGGCACAGTTTCCGAACCAGCAGTATACCGGCCAT GGCGTAAGCCAACCCGGCTTCTACAACCAAGACAACTACGAGCGCGCGGCCAAGTTCCTCGAGTGGATGGCCGAGCGCATCCACACCAACGACGCGTACGGCACCGTCGGCATGCTCGAGGTCATCAACGAGCCGGTCCACTCGGGCGACTACcccagcgaggccgccgacatggtCAAGACGTTCTACCCCCTGGCGTGGAACCGCATCCGCGACACGGAGATCcgcctgggcgtcgccgacgccgacaggCTGCATATACAGTTCATG AGCAAGGCCTGGGGCTCCGGCGACCCCTCCAGCGCGCTGCCCagcaccgacgacgcggctTTCGACGACCACCGCTACTACAAGTGGGACGGGTCCGTGACAAAGTCCAAGGACGGCTACATCGGGGCCGCCTGCGGCGACaggcgcgaggacggcgtcatcgtcggcgagtggtccatctccgtcgccgacgacgccgagtcCAACGACGAGTTCGGCATCCGCGACCGCCCCGATCAGGTCGACTGGTACAAGAGCTTCTGGGCCGCGCAGGTCCAGGCCTTTGAGAAGTCGGCCGGGTGGGTGTTTTGGACGTGGAAGTGCAACTGGATCAACGGCTTCGACGAGTGGCGCTGGTGCTACAAGTCGGCTGTTGCCGCGGGCGCCATCCCCAACGATGCAGGCAGCGCAGCTAGCATCAACCCTTGCTGA